Within the Miscanthus floridulus cultivar M001 chromosome 2, ASM1932011v1, whole genome shotgun sequence genome, the region ACAAAGAGAGCAAGATGATAGTATACCAGCTTTGCTTGTTCTGGCAAACTACAGCAGAATGCTTAATCCATGGCAAGAGTATTGAAAAAAAACCCCTCTCCTATTTTACTAATCAGCAACCAAGAAGCTTGTCAATGAAAAATTGACAACTGACGTAGAATTTCATATTTCACTGCCCATGATATTCTAGTTGACACCTCTTCTTTTTATCAGTGTCAAGGATCCTTTTATTGAACTTAAGACTTGAAAAGTTGTAAGCTCCTATTGCGGTTTTCTTCACTCGAGGCTCAAGATCTAGGTCGGGCTAGTTCTTTTTTGGTGGAAAAAATAAGTATATGGAACTAGCGGAACTGAGGTTAACACAACAATATCACCTAATTCCCCCACCACTATAGCCAGGAATCCCACAGCCACGGACAGCACGGCGAACTTGTTCACCGCCGCCCCCTTGGACAACGACAGCAACAGAAGCGCGCCTCCGGCCACTAGGTGCAGCGCCTGTAGGAGCAAACCACCACGAACACTAATCAGATCAACAACCGCCAACAACGGCAAGAGATGGAGGGGCGAGTCCAGGAGCCAAGCTTGCCGTCACCTGCACGAGGATGAGGCGCGCGAGGCGGGATCTGCCCTCGGCGACCCTTCTGGTACCCTGCAAAATCGCGAGGTTGTGAGAGAGGCGTTGGAAGCGAGGCTTTGGGGGTCTGGGCGGTGGATGCTTACGGGATTCGACAACCATGCGGTAGGAAAAGTCTGAGCCATCCGTGCCCGACGGCCGGCCGGCGCCGTGCCGCTGCATCGCCGTGTCCGACGGTGAGGAGGCTGCTTCGTCAAGGGGAGAGACACTTCGCAGAAGGGCGGCGCCCTAGTCCCCCCGTCTTCGTGTCAAGGCGAATACCAAAAGACGCCTTCTGACTGCAAACACGGAAACTGAGAACGCGAGCAGAAGACACTCGGACGCACAGGCACAGTAGCGCAGCCGCGCACACCACCAGTCGCTCGAGGACAACCACCCCGAGCTCCGGCTATGGAGGAAACcggcgccgccgccactgctTGGGCATCTAATGCCGCCACGCCCGCCCCATCCGAGCCCACAGGATCCTCTGCTGATGCCGAAGCCTCCGCTGATCCTACCGCCGTCGGTGACGATGAGCACGACTCCAAGGAGGTCGTCCTGCGCAGGTACTTCCTCCAGGAGTGGGAGTTGGTCTCCGCGATCCTCCGCCGCatcgtcgccggcggcggcgttgcCGAATCCGCCGATGTCCACAGGATCCGCTCTATCGTAAGCACACTTCTCTTCTCCCTATTTCCAAATGCTCCCTGCCGCTGGATCTCTGAGAGGAGAGTGTGTAGCTCTGAAAGCAACATTGACTTCTGTTTGGTTATTTTAAAGGATATAATCTGCTTTAGCGTCTGCTTTTAAATGCACAACAGCCAAATTCGAAGATATCATGTACGATTTCTTGCAACCTTTTAGTCGTCTAGGAGGCAGTTTAAACTGTTTGGTTGAGGTTAATCTGTGAATGCACATTTTATTGCTAATATAGGATAGCAAAAGCTGAGCTTAGGTACAAATGACTTAAATAAATCAATCCTATGTCCTAGAATGATATGTTGTTTAGGAATTACATTCTGCTTTCCCTGGTAAAACAAATGGTTCTGGGAGAGAGTTATGACTGATCTATTACCACCTCTATAGATAAGGTAAGAGGCAAAGTTCCACATGATGTGGAAACTATTAGCATTAGGAAAACAACTGATATATTTGGATAATACCCAGACATCCTATTTCTGACTTAGTGTAAAGAgttatactccctctgttccaaatgtAAGGTGTTTTAAGTTTTTCTAAGTCAAACatcttcaagtttgaccaaatttatagaaaaacatAGAAACTGTCCAGCACCAAGCAAATACTATAGAAAAATCAATGCtggatttaatgaaactaatttggttttgtagattttgctacgttttttctataaactttgtCAAACTTGAAGATGTTTGACTTAGAACAGAACCAAAACACCTTacattttggaacggagggattattttattttatttggttCGCAGGTGAATGATATATTAGACATCAACATGGTCTCCTGAGTGCAACTTTGGCCACTACTTTCAGTAACATTATGTTTGTAAAACATAGTAAAGTTGTGCTATTATGAAAGCACTTTTAAGAAAAATCTGTATGTATTATTTTCATATATCCAGTGTTAATATTTGTAGAGCATCAATCTTTGAACTGACTTTTTTAAGTGAACGATTGAAATGACTTTATGCCAAAATTATCATGCTTAAGAGCTTGCATGATAAATGTTATCTTTTCTGTTGAGCAATAGATGGACAAATATCAAGAAGAGGGTCAACTACTAGAGCCATACCTGGAGAACATTGTCTCACCACTTATGTCATTGGTTCGGTCAAAGACAATGGAACTTGGTGCTGGTACTGATGAACTCCTTGACATTATCAAGCCTCTGTGTATCATCATCTACACCCTTGTCACAGTGTGTGGGTACAAGAGTGTCATCAGATTCTTCCCTCACCAGGTTTCAGATCTTGAGCTCGCAGTTGCTCTCCTTGAGAAGTGTCATACAATGAGTTCGGCCACTGCTCTTAGGCAAGAGAGCACAGGAGAAATGGAGACTAAATGTGTTGTTCTATTGTGGCTTTATATACTGGTCCTGATCCCATTTGACATATCCACTGTGGATACAAGCATTGCTACTGCTGATAACGTGGATGGGCCTGAGGTCATTCCACTGGTGACAAGAATATTGGACATCTGTAAGGATTATCTCTCCAGTTCTGGTCCAATGAGAAGGATGTCAGGATTATTGCTTGCAAGGCTCTTGACTCGTCCTGACATGGCGAAGGCTTTCAGCAGGTGATTCTTACAATTATTTTTGTACAACTCACATTCATTTATGTTTCAAATTGCTGTAGTAACTGAACCTTCAAAGGTATCCTATCACTGAAGGATTACCATTATTGCTAAAACAAAGATTTATTGAACATCAATAGTAAACACTTGACCATTTCATTGTACTTCTATTCAACATTGCATTGGGCAATGTTTTGAGTTCTCCTGCTTCTCTTTATTTTCAGTTTTATGGACTGGGCACACAAGTTGTTATTGTCTGTAACAGATGACTTTGTCGATCAATTTAGATCCATTGGTATAGTGGAAGCTTTAGCATCAATATTTAAGGTTTGTATGTGTCTtattttttcaaattttaaatattCTCCACATGTGGTAGATATACCTTTTCCTTCAGACCTGAAGTTTCTCTATTTCATTTTTCTCTTAATAGGAGTTCTTTTACACGCATGATTCTTTTTTGTGGTTGTCAACAGGGAATGGATGTGAGCATTTGCTTTCACAATTACATATCGTTAATTTAGTTTGATGTCTTCCTTTTGGTTCCTCTTCTTGCAGATTGGTAACCGTAGAGCACTACATGATGCTGTTTCTGGTACTTGGAGTGATTGTTCAATTGTGATGAAGACTAATGTCTCAGCCAGGAGTCCACTTCTTAGAAAATTCCTGGTCAAACTGGCCCAGAGAGTTGCTCTCATTAGCTTGCCTCCACGTTCGCCATCATGGCGGTATAAGGTTTTCAATCTCTTATTGTTGCTATAAATAGATCTCAGTATTTCACAATCATGGCTCATATTTTGACTTGAAAAGGAAAAACCCAACCATATGGTGCTTAAGAATTTGTTCTTTTTGGCGCACACAGAGCATCTAGATTGTTTGTTACATGCACGTGTCCTTGTAAAGTTAATAGGACATTTAGTATGAGGTAAAAGTGGTTTATTGTTGCAGTACCTGATACTTTTGTTTCATTACATAGTTCTCCTAAAATTTAATAGGACATCTGACTGACATGTTCTTGCAGTCTGATTATATTGTATGCACCGTGTAGAACTCCAAATCATATCCAGATCATGGAAAACTGTTCAACAAATTTAGATATGCGAACCACTCATAAAGTATCAGTTCTGAAGAGCTTCTGTACTATGCTGGAGCTCCAATTCCTGATCTGTTAAGGAAACATTCATAGGGATTACTTAGAGTACACAACCAATGAAAAACAAGGCGCGATTCCGCGCTCGCCTAGGCGCGCTTCAGCGCTGGGCGGAGGGGTAACGCCTCGCCTAGGGGGATAAGCGGAGAATAGGCGCCGTGCCACCAGATCCAGAGCCGCGCCGCCCGAGGGAGGGAGCTGCGCCGCCGGATCCATTGCCGGGCCTCCCTCCTCCCAATCCCATCAGATGCGCATCCGTTTGAAGGAGAGGGGAAGGGAGTAGAAAGGAAAGGCAGGCCTTGGGTCGTGATGGCGTGGGGGCGCGAGGCGAAGCTGCGGCAACGCACGAAGGCTGAGCCTGCGGCCTGCCTGCCTGCAGCCGACctccacgagagagagagagagagaggtcacGGGAAAGAAGGGAGAAGAAGGTCACGGGAAAGAAGACGGACTGCTCGGGCTGCAGATGAGATGTGGATAAGACTGAGCGATTTTGCGACTTGCCCCTCCACTTTGTAAAAAATTTCAGCAAATTTTCTTGCTATGATTTCCTTTACTGATTTCTTACATTCTAGTCCCTAGAACTTCTATTTTTTCACAAGATACCACTTCTATTGCTGTAGGAACTTCTATTTATTCAGCATTTCAGCAACTACATTTATATATTTATTCAGCTATACATGCTGAATGCAAATTTATCAAAACGCCTAGAAAAACGCCTAGGCCtgcctaggcgcgcctaggcgcTAGGCGATGGGTCACCGCCTAGAAACCGCCTAGCGCCTACAAAAACATTGTACACAACTGCTGATAGGATCTGCTGACTCTGAACAGTAAAGTTCTCATTGAAGGTGCCTTGATTAAACATTTTCAATACAAAGTACTAATTCTTAATTTCTTATTGGGATTAATAATGGGAGTTGTTTCTGCGCTACAATCTGTCAGAAGTCAATTTtgggtgattttttttttgcatagaaACGCTTCAACTTGCCAATATTTTGTATTTATTTCTGGAAGGAAGTTCATGTATATGCTGGATTCTACATTGGAGAATACAGTACTCTCAGTATTTGAATCTGGTGAGAATTAAACAGATGCCAAGAAATTGTCTTGGCGCATTGGCATAATCATGTAAATGTATCAGCTAGGTGGCAATAAACTACTTAGCTTCATCCAAAGCACATCATGCATTTAACGATGCCACCTGCTTTATTGACTGTTCGTGTGAGTTCCGCAGATGACTAACAAAAGAACGAATTAATCAGTAATTTGTGACATGTTTTACATTTTCTTTTATGAGAATGTTTTCATATTTTGATTTGTTTCTTCAGTCTAGTCTTCTATGTTTCGTAGCTTGTAAGGGGGATTTCTACCACAGGGCTCACTGTTTTAATCTGATGCAGTCAATTAGCAGTTCGCTGGGTGCAAACCTTTCAAGTTATACAGCTGGAGAAGTGTattcaagtggatcaagtgaaCAAGTTAATATTGATCAGATAGGCATGTGTTTTTTGGAAGAAGATATGGATGTTCCAGAAATAGTAGAAGAGATTATCGACTTGCTATTGACTGGTTTGAGGGATTCAGTATGTTCTTATCCTGATATTATGATGCaaaattttgattttattttccaGAACATGGTGGTAATATTTACGCAGTTATATGATCCCTTATATTGTACCCCATTTTGTTACTTTCTTTCTCTTTGCTTGCCGGCTTATACCATCTTTTCCCTACAAGGACCTTCACCTGCCAGTCTACCTCCACTGCATTTTAAATCTTAACAAATattccctccgtttcaaattgtagttgttctggcttttctagatacatagctgtTGCTACGCATGTAGACATACATTATGTATAGACGCGGAGCAaaatgctatgtatctagaaaagctagaacaacttacaatttggaatggagggagtacataacaTTGCCCAGATTGTCCTGTactggagcaaaaaaaaaaaaaagccacaCAGCCCTTTATTGTTTGAATTTTAGAATTATTCGACAGTATAACTGAACTTTAAATCCATTAATCAATTCTTGGTTTGATTGCTTAGAATCGAGTTGGTGAAACTTTTCTGTGTAGATTCCTGTATTCTACTATGATTTGTGAACAGGATTGCTTCATACAAACAACACAACTGCCTCCCACTCTAAGGACATAAATGCAGGAGCAATGGTGGTATCTGAAATGAAATAAGTTCTCAAAACTGTGTATATGAGAAATTATGTACACAATTTGAAATCATGATTCACTGCTTCATGTACTTTCTTAGGAAAACAGTAGGGAGTCTGGTCTATGTACTTGCTATTATGATTTTTTGCGTGTTAAAGTACCAAAGTATTATTGGGCCATGAAATGCAATTACTAGCATTTGTCATCCCAGATGAAGTTGCACTAAGGGAATaagtttttagttattcatctttccCATTTAGTCTCAAGCACTGCTGTTTTTGAAAGGCAAATGCTCTTTGATTCTGTGTCAGGATACAATTGTAAGGTGGTCTGCTGCCAAAGGAATTGGTAGGATAACTGCACGTTTAACACCTGCATTGTCGGAAGAAGTGCTATCATCAATCTTGCAACTTTTTTCTCCTGGGGAGGTCTGTGTATAACTTATGGACTTCACAACATCCTTTGATTGTTTATAGATATATCTCAGTTTATCTTAAGCTTGGCTAACTGCTAGTTTGCTCAGCTCTGTATCATTAATGCAATAACTTATGCCTTTTGAACTCTGAAGGGTGATGGCTCCTGGCATGGAGGCTGTTTAGCCTTGGCTGAACTTGCTCGGAGAGGGTTATTGTTGCCTTCTAGCTTTCCTGATGTTGTTCCTGTTATAATAAAGGTGCATAAGTAGCATAGTAGTACCGAACGATGTCCTTTCCTTTATTTCTTTTTGCAATGTTTGCTTAACAAACAGAATATTTCTGAATAGTTAGCTCATGGCTTGTTTTCATGGTGTTGATTTCAATCTGCCGCATATCTTATAtggtgatcgcctagaggtagcaccaattgaagaaaagcttgtccaacatcggtt harbors:
- the LOC136524155 gene encoding uncharacterized protein — its product is MQRHGAGRPSGTDGSDFSYRMVVESRKRVAEGRSRLARLILVQALHLVAGGALLLLSLSKGAAVNKFAVLSVAVGFLAIVVGELGRRRTMAVLLRLYTSLSSIAVAFSVTCIIRSELFLKVMKQNTEAITSYEMLDAVRVALGILLQMVVIATTTRLLQNMSPPKRAS